The following are encoded in a window of Brevibacillus ruminantium genomic DNA:
- a CDS encoding copper resistance protein CopC, with protein sequence MKRWLILFCLCLVAASSLPSFASAHAYVDRASPQQEAELQESPKEIRLTFTEEINGKVSSLVLKTEAGKSIPGTLRAEDNRTLVLPVESLQKGIYRVEWQVLSVDTHVTEGSYRFAVGVPLPKIRPAETVSLDDDDPSVADNGPFGAVPDQGQSEAQGNKQAESSPNSIVGGVGSTEKKQSPTTGANQALPTNPSESSTDGKSQSQESAAAEQTKPEQGTGEAVAREGSASLEKADDPAKSANESAEGEDDAAAGEGSPNETLLQAGENVATPSFAGDAEVEIVAESFLPSAVHDHERHEMWNRWLRMIDVLVAAIIGSLVFLKAWGRFVDAYRVTQRLRSGIKWFFWGCFVYFSLSGAARIYLLADMLRLPGGNGESMLLLYLNTMTGAMGILRPLLCILLLVALTTKKSRLGSIVLTLGLFITYPLTGHAMAGQERFASFLSDILHMTAAVVWLGGLSGLTLLAFRQRATPDGLLRLHHLMGQFAQLALYAVSLISGTGLVLGLLRFSQLLELISTSYGLILLVKLGAFAVALIVAGFHRSKVMPRLVVLSVLQERDAIRLVKKLSWTLRSELLIVLAALLLAGLLSATPPPIIR encoded by the coding sequence ATGAAAAGATGGCTTATCCTCTTCTGCCTGTGTCTCGTGGCAGCATCATCCCTGCCGTCTTTCGCAAGTGCTCACGCTTACGTGGATCGCGCTTCGCCCCAGCAGGAGGCCGAGCTGCAGGAGTCGCCAAAAGAGATACGCCTCACCTTTACCGAGGAGATCAACGGCAAGGTAAGTTCACTCGTCTTAAAGACAGAAGCAGGCAAGAGCATCCCGGGCACACTGCGTGCTGAGGACAACAGGACACTGGTGCTGCCGGTTGAATCCCTGCAAAAGGGCATTTATCGGGTAGAATGGCAGGTATTGTCCGTAGATACGCATGTGACCGAAGGCTCCTATCGGTTCGCGGTCGGCGTTCCTTTACCCAAAATTCGTCCGGCAGAGACGGTCTCGCTGGATGATGACGACCCGTCTGTGGCGGATAACGGACCCTTTGGAGCAGTCCCGGACCAGGGGCAAAGCGAAGCGCAAGGAAACAAACAAGCCGAATCATCACCCAATTCCATCGTTGGGGGGGTGGGCAGTACAGAGAAGAAGCAGTCCCCGACCACGGGAGCGAATCAAGCTCTGCCAACCAACCCTTCGGAATCATCCACAGATGGAAAGTCGCAGTCCCAAGAAAGCGCAGCGGCAGAGCAAACAAAGCCTGAGCAGGGGACGGGAGAGGCTGTCGCGAGGGAAGGATCAGCTTCTTTGGAAAAAGCAGACGATCCCGCGAAGAGCGCAAATGAATCTGCTGAAGGCGAAGATGATGCTGCCGCAGGAGAAGGGAGCCCCAATGAAACCCTTTTGCAAGCTGGCGAAAATGTTGCGACACCGTCGTTTGCAGGAGATGCTGAGGTAGAAATCGTGGCCGAATCCTTTCTCCCATCCGCTGTCCATGACCACGAGCGCCATGAGATGTGGAACAGATGGCTTCGCATGATCGATGTCCTGGTAGCAGCGATCATTGGCTCCCTTGTCTTCCTCAAAGCATGGGGACGCTTCGTCGACGCGTATCGTGTAACCCAGCGCCTACGCTCCGGCATCAAATGGTTTTTCTGGGGGTGTTTCGTATACTTCTCGCTAAGCGGAGCTGCGCGGATCTATTTGCTTGCCGACATGCTTAGGTTGCCGGGAGGGAACGGGGAGAGCATGCTGTTGCTCTATTTAAACACCATGACCGGTGCGATGGGCATATTGCGCCCCTTGCTGTGCATCCTGCTCTTGGTAGCGCTCACGACGAAAAAATCTCGACTCGGAAGTATTGTGTTAACACTCGGTCTGTTTATCACGTATCCGCTGACCGGACACGCCATGGCGGGACAGGAAAGATTCGCGTCTTTTCTCTCTGACATTTTGCATATGACAGCAGCCGTCGTATGGCTTGGGGGCTTGTCCGGCCTGACCCTGCTAGCTTTTCGTCAGAGGGCAACTCCGGACGGGCTGCTCCGCTTGCATCATCTGATGGGGCAGTTTGCCCAACTGGCGTTGTATGCGGTCAGCCTGATCTCGGGAACGGGTTTGGTACTGGGATTGCTCCGTTTCTCTCAGTTGCTGGAACTGATCTCGACCTCCTATGGTCTGATTCTCCTCGTAAAGCTCGGGGCTTTTGCAGTCGCCTTGATTGTCGCCGGTTTTCACCGTTCGAAAGTGATGCCCAGATTGGTCGTTCTCTCCGTTTTACAGGAGAGGGATGCCATCCGTTTGGTAAAGAAATTGTCCTGGACGCTGCGCTCCGAGCTGCTAATCGTGCTTGCCGCCTTGCTGCTGGCTGGCCTGCTGTCGGCCACCCCACCCCCCATCATCCGCTAG
- a CDS encoding thioredoxin family protein produces MKKIIILSIIAAVFLIGAVVYSDMANKEAAAGNPFGKSTLHPATIEQLSDPNYGNQILPADLKAKMETKEELFIYFYSPTCEHCQRTTPVLVPVADEFQVDVKKHNLLEFSPSWDEYHIEYTPTLVHYKDGQEVSRLVGEQDAAALKKWFEEQKK; encoded by the coding sequence ATGAAAAAAATCATTATCCTCTCGATTATTGCCGCTGTTTTCTTAATTGGAGCTGTCGTCTATTCCGACATGGCGAACAAGGAAGCAGCCGCGGGCAACCCGTTTGGCAAATCTACTCTACACCCAGCCACGATTGAGCAGCTCAGCGATCCCAACTACGGCAATCAGATTCTTCCCGCAGACCTGAAGGCCAAGATGGAAACAAAAGAAGAACTGTTTATCTACTTCTACAGTCCAACCTGCGAGCATTGCCAGCGGACCACTCCGGTTCTGGTGCCTGTCGCAGACGAGTTCCAAGTGGATGTAAAAAAGCACAATTTGCTTGAGTTTTCTCCGAGTTGGGACGAGTACCACATCGAGTATACTCCGACTCTGGTGCACTACAAAGACGGACAAGAGGTATCCCGCTTGGTAGGCGAGCAGGATGCAGCAGCCTTGAAGAAGTGGTTTGAGGAACAGAAAAAATAA
- a CDS encoding GNAT family N-acetyltransferase: MNSYTFTAKSKLTEQELREIQELSEVCNHFDKITLKLNEDMLADRPGTGTNDFLCYDQGKLVGYGALFVFHQGEAEVSGMVHPDYRGQGIFRKLQSMMEQECQHRQIPALLFIVQRGSSSGKAYMERAGAAYSVSEYWMEWEAAGKEGTTVKEREGALAVGSVSGKQSANANMAVRLRPSTPEDMERLIQLNVLGFQMDEERAREMSAKLEHDPKRLTYIIEHESAGSVGKISVSKQADHAFIYGFVVDPAQQGKGIGKKALMQSIDMLRKEGFEKIILEVATENSTALTLYEACGFEVKAANDYYQYPLQAPEL, encoded by the coding sequence GTGAATTCGTATACGTTTACTGCCAAATCAAAGCTGACCGAGCAAGAGCTGCGGGAAATTCAGGAATTGTCCGAAGTATGCAATCATTTTGATAAGATTACGCTGAAGCTCAACGAAGATATGCTGGCTGACCGGCCGGGGACGGGCACCAATGATTTCCTTTGCTATGATCAGGGCAAATTGGTTGGCTACGGCGCCCTGTTCGTTTTTCATCAGGGCGAGGCTGAGGTGAGCGGGATGGTACATCCTGATTACCGCGGGCAAGGAATCTTCCGCAAGCTCCAGTCCATGATGGAGCAAGAGTGCCAGCACCGACAGATCCCAGCGCTCTTATTTATCGTTCAGCGCGGGTCATCGTCCGGGAAGGCTTATATGGAGCGTGCCGGTGCGGCCTACAGCGTTTCCGAATACTGGATGGAGTGGGAAGCGGCAGGTAAAGAAGGAACAACAGTGAAGGAGCGGGAGGGAGCACTGGCGGTTGGTTCCGTATCAGGGAAACAGTCGGCAAATGCGAACATGGCTGTGCGGTTAAGGCCGTCCACGCCAGAGGATATGGAACGGCTGATTCAGTTGAACGTCCTGGGCTTTCAGATGGACGAAGAGCGGGCCCGGGAAATGTCTGCAAAGCTGGAACATGACCCCAAACGCTTGACGTACATCATCGAGCATGAATCTGCCGGATCGGTTGGCAAAATAAGCGTATCGAAGCAAGCCGATCACGCGTTTATCTATGGCTTTGTCGTTGATCCGGCCCAGCAGGGAAAAGGCATCGGCAAAAAAGCGCTGATGCAATCGATCGATATGCTTCGCAAAGAGGGCTTTGAGAAAATCATATTGGAGGTTGCCACTGAAAACAGCACGGCGTTAACGCTTTATGAAGCATGCGGCTTTGAGGTCAAAGCGGCGAATGATTACTATCAGTACCCGCTGCAAGCGCCAGAACTGTAG
- a CDS encoding Gmad2 immunoglobulin-like domain-containing protein: MKKLLSIFLLTILLLQGCVSSQNTPSSQTQPSLPPGSEQPAQQSPPDTIKPETPPQSSEPAQPTGEDKKGDSSAYSNDIFQDVTVAKEAADTYTVKGKARVFEATFQYVVEDGHNELTKGTVQSSVAAPEWGDFQFTVKVKKDQPNSTLTLVLFEASAKDGSRRMELPIALPEK, encoded by the coding sequence ATGAAGAAACTACTGTCGATTTTTCTTTTGACCATCTTGCTTCTTCAAGGCTGTGTGTCTTCCCAAAATACACCATCCTCCCAGACACAGCCGAGCCTGCCACCTGGCAGCGAGCAGCCCGCACAGCAATCGCCGCCAGATACCATCAAGCCCGAGACGCCACCACAGTCCTCCGAGCCGGCTCAGCCGACGGGCGAAGACAAAAAAGGCGACAGTTCTGCGTACAGCAATGATATTTTTCAAGATGTAACCGTGGCGAAGGAAGCCGCAGATACCTATACCGTAAAAGGGAAGGCTCGTGTGTTTGAAGCTACATTTCAGTACGTTGTAGAGGACGGACATAATGAATTGACCAAAGGAACCGTCCAATCCTCGGTCGCTGCACCCGAGTGGGGAGATTTTCAATTTACGGTGAAAGTAAAAAAAGATCAACCTAACTCTACACTCACACTTGTCTTGTTCGAAGCGAGTGCCAAAGATGGAAGCAGAAGAATGGAGTTGCCCATCGCTCTGCCAGAAAAATAA
- a CDS encoding NAD-dependent deacylase — MDQLCTWLKASKFTVVFTGAGMSTESGLPDFRSAQAGLWRSKDPARLASTHALQHNREEFLDFYRMRIEALLSCKPHAGHVLLAEWERRGLIQGIITQNVDGYHQQAGSQHIAELHGSLTTLSCLVCEKTYTAARYQEENGWVCPCGGFLRPDVVLFGEALPASAFEQALNWTEQADLFLVLGSSLSVSPANWFPQQAKERGARLVIVNREPTILDDLADAVIHERSIGEVLKEMDLAMKK; from the coding sequence GTGGATCAACTATGTACATGGCTGAAAGCGTCAAAATTCACAGTCGTTTTTACAGGAGCAGGTATGTCAACGGAGAGCGGGCTGCCCGATTTCCGCTCGGCTCAAGCAGGGCTTTGGCGAAGCAAAGATCCTGCACGCCTGGCCAGCACCCACGCGTTGCAGCATAATCGCGAGGAGTTTCTGGACTTTTACCGGATGAGAATTGAAGCGCTTCTCTCCTGCAAGCCGCACGCGGGGCATGTTCTTTTGGCTGAGTGGGAGCGGCGCGGTCTAATCCAGGGGATCATTACGCAAAACGTCGATGGCTATCATCAGCAAGCAGGAAGCCAGCACATCGCAGAGCTGCACGGTTCACTGACGACGCTGAGCTGTCTTGTCTGCGAGAAAACCTACACGGCTGCCCGTTATCAGGAAGAGAACGGGTGGGTATGTCCTTGCGGAGGCTTCTTGCGCCCAGACGTAGTCTTGTTTGGAGAAGCACTTCCTGCCTCGGCCTTTGAGCAAGCACTGAATTGGACAGAGCAGGCCGACTTGTTTCTTGTGTTGGGTTCTTCCTTGTCTGTGAGTCCGGCAAACTGGTTCCCGCAGCAGGCGAAGGAGAGGGGAGCCAGACTGGTTATTGTCAACCGGGAGCCGACAATCCTGGACGATTTGGCAGATGCAGTGATTCATGAGCGATCCATCGGGGAAGTGCTAAAAGAAATGGACTTGGCCATGAAAAAATAA
- a CDS encoding DUF4931 domain-containing protein, protein MSQTHLHFDMYIGRQKPESINNREAACPFCNRAELTDILDERGEIIWLKNKYPVLQDASQTVLIETDQCDSDLSEYSKEHLYALFSFGMEKWLEMAASGSYRSVLFFKNHGPYSGGSIRHPHMQIVGLDHFDYLQDVKREDFEGIVIDRAEGVECNLSTKPRVGFFEYNVILSENGSLHRFADYTQILTHWILHHVNRRCQSYNLFFYQWEGRVIVKVVPRFVASPLYIGYGIPQVGNNLEDVVRELRRHYF, encoded by the coding sequence ATGTCGCAGACACATTTGCATTTTGATATGTACATCGGCCGACAAAAGCCGGAAAGCATCAACAACCGGGAAGCTGCCTGTCCTTTTTGCAACCGGGCGGAGCTGACGGATATTTTGGATGAGAGAGGAGAGATCATCTGGCTGAAAAACAAATATCCTGTCCTGCAGGATGCGTCACAGACAGTCCTAATTGAAACTGACCAATGTGACAGCGATCTATCTGAGTATTCCAAAGAGCATCTCTATGCATTATTTTCCTTTGGCATGGAAAAATGGTTGGAGATGGCAGCAAGCGGTTCGTATCGCTCCGTTCTCTTTTTTAAAAATCACGGCCCATACTCTGGCGGAAGCATCCGTCACCCACATATGCAGATCGTGGGCCTGGATCATTTTGATTATTTGCAAGATGTAAAAAGGGAGGATTTTGAAGGGATCGTGATCGATCGGGCAGAAGGGGTAGAGTGCAACCTGTCAACCAAGCCTCGCGTTGGTTTTTTCGAATACAATGTCATCCTGTCCGAGAATGGCAGCTTACATCGATTCGCGGATTATACGCAAATCTTGACGCATTGGATCTTGCATCATGTCAATCGACGCTGCCAAAGCTACAATCTGTTCTTCTACCAGTGGGAAGGGCGGGTGATCGTCAAAGTCGTTCCGCGGTTTGTTGCCTCTCCACTCTATATCGGCTATGGAATCCCGCAGGTTGGAAACAATCTGGAGGATGTTGTGCGAGAGCTTCGCCGTCACTATTTCTGA
- a CDS encoding FadR/GntR family transcriptional regulator, which yields MKLRQTARLTLVEQVVGQIDGLIRSGAWPVGTRIPPEPELVQQLGVSRNTIREAVRALVHSGMLETRQGDGTYVNSSSDLGAALQRRCRRSNTVEILEVRSALEQEAARLAAIRRTDEDVEEMKRWLSVSAAAQTIETYIEADMKLHQAIVKAAYNSMLAELYEHMTDAIYESIGESVQHLIFSPDSQRFAEHKQMHKQMVENIIAREPEASMLAVRAHIEASQQALQIRERGESDE from the coding sequence ATGAAGCTAAGACAGACTGCTCGGCTGACACTGGTTGAACAGGTCGTCGGTCAGATAGACGGATTGATACGGTCAGGTGCATGGCCAGTAGGGACACGAATTCCACCTGAGCCGGAGCTGGTTCAACAATTAGGGGTCAGCCGCAATACGATTCGGGAAGCGGTACGAGCTCTTGTCCACTCGGGTATGCTGGAGACGAGGCAGGGGGACGGCACTTATGTCAACTCTTCGAGTGATTTAGGAGCCGCCTTGCAACGCAGATGCCGTCGTTCCAATACCGTGGAGATCCTGGAGGTGCGTTCTGCGTTGGAGCAGGAGGCTGCTCGGCTGGCCGCGATTCGCAGGACAGATGAAGATGTGGAAGAGATGAAGCGCTGGTTGTCTGTCAGTGCAGCCGCACAGACGATAGAGACGTACATCGAAGCCGATATGAAATTGCACCAAGCCATTGTGAAAGCGGCCTATAACAGTATGCTGGCTGAGCTTTATGAACACATGACAGACGCGATATACGAATCGATCGGAGAGTCTGTGCAGCACTTGATCTTCTCTCCGGATTCCCAGCGCTTTGCAGAACATAAGCAAATGCATAAACAGATGGTTGAAAACATCATTGCACGTGAGCCGGAGGCTTCTATGCTGGCAGTGCGGGCCCATATTGAGGCCTCACAGCAGGCATTACAAATCAGGGAGCGGGGGGAAAGTGATGAGTGA
- a CDS encoding metallophosphoesterase family protein, translating into MNTYLVSDIHGQYQALRTALNRVSFSPQNQDRLYVIGDMVDRGPESKEVLEYLFQLQSRHPSQIFLLKGNHEQMFQDWLNSAIDPDLYLRLNGGDATVRSFLGRQALRRAFLGQVPSPEAQDAARQEIVSRHPYLLPALEALPLTMELPASASPSGNPALLVHAGIVPGVPLAEQRPFDLLWIREPFYDHYQGETTIFFGHTPVTRLPQYAGQGPWQRGNLIGIDGGAASSQGGILLVNVPSLQFTYVPIRDIRSAPRIRVN; encoded by the coding sequence ATGAACACTTATTTGGTTTCCGATATTCATGGGCAATATCAGGCCTTGCGAACCGCTTTGAACCGTGTTTCCTTTTCCCCCCAGAATCAAGATCGTCTGTACGTCATCGGGGACATGGTTGATCGCGGCCCAGAGTCCAAAGAGGTTTTGGAATACCTGTTCCAACTGCAAAGCAGGCACCCAAGCCAAATCTTTTTGCTAAAAGGAAACCACGAGCAAATGTTTCAGGATTGGCTGAACAGCGCGATTGATCCTGATTTGTATCTGCGTTTAAACGGCGGCGATGCGACGGTTCGTTCTTTCTTGGGGCGCCAAGCCTTGCGACGTGCTTTTCTCGGGCAGGTTCCCTCCCCCGAGGCACAGGATGCAGCACGCCAGGAGATAGTATCACGCCATCCCTACTTGCTGCCCGCTCTTGAGGCGCTGCCACTGACCATGGAGCTTCCTGCCAGTGCCTCCCCTTCCGGCAATCCGGCCTTATTGGTCCATGCCGGTATTGTTCCGGGTGTTCCGCTCGCCGAGCAACGCCCATTCGATCTGCTCTGGATCAGGGAACCCTTCTACGATCATTACCAAGGGGAGACCACGATTTTCTTCGGCCATACGCCGGTTACCCGTCTTCCTCAGTACGCAGGCCAAGGCCCCTGGCAGCGCGGCAATCTAATCGGCATTGACGGCGGTGCAGCATCCTCTCAAGGCGGGATTCTTCTCGTAAATGTACCTTCCCTGCAGTTCACCTACGTTCCGATTCGAGACATTCGCTCTGCTCCCCGGATTCGCGTCAACTAG
- a CDS encoding disulfide oxidoreductase: protein MKRERVAEQALFASWVIALIATGGSLFFSEVLKYIPCELCWYQRIFMYPLVILLGIASAKKDYGIIRYTLPLSVIGGMISLYHYAIQKVPSLHELGNACGIVPCNTDYINWLGFITIPFLALIAFVLITVLLIFIRSTGKEK from the coding sequence ATGAAACGAGAACGTGTTGCGGAGCAGGCACTGTTTGCATCCTGGGTGATCGCGCTGATCGCTACCGGGGGCAGTCTGTTCTTCTCGGAAGTACTGAAGTATATTCCTTGCGAATTATGCTGGTATCAACGAATCTTCATGTACCCGCTGGTTATTTTGCTTGGAATTGCCTCAGCCAAAAAAGATTACGGGATTATACGCTATACCTTGCCTCTCTCTGTCATCGGAGGGATGATTTCTCTTTATCACTACGCCATTCAAAAGGTTCCCTCTCTGCATGAGCTGGGCAACGCGTGTGGGATCGTTCCTTGCAATACGGATTATATCAACTGGCTGGGCTTTATCACGATTCCCTTTCTCGCATTGATCGCGTTCGTGTTGATTACCGTATTGCTGATTTTCATTCGTTCTACTGGGAAGGAGAAATAA
- a CDS encoding CynX/NimT family MFS transporter: MSEDKAVLHGATRGKLWLLVFGILLLAANLRAPLTAVGPIVGQIRDETGITNTIAGMLTTLPLLAFALLSPVAPKISRRYGVEKTLFFSTFLLFVGVLIRAFHSVWTLFIGTALLGFAIALGNVLIPSLIKRDFPQRVGVMTGMYSMSMNLWAAIASGVSIPISQSTPLGWRGSLMCWAALALLALIIWFPQLKNKQHGTTAANAGAKGIKSGYLWKSPLAWKVTMFMGLQSLVFYVGIAWVPQILQSTVSASASGWLLFLMQIFSVPASFLAPVLAGRSSDQRGLVIATCGLLFLGYAGLLTGSSLLLPLCMIFIGIAVGSAFSLAVMFFALRTRSMNDAAELSGMSQSIGYLLAAFGPTLFGFMYDLTQGWTIPILMVLVVSLCLLFVGLQTGRNVQISPADEKAA; the protein is encoded by the coding sequence ATGAGTGAGGATAAAGCCGTATTGCATGGAGCAACACGTGGAAAGCTGTGGCTGCTTGTTTTCGGGATTCTGTTGCTTGCCGCCAATCTGCGCGCACCGCTGACAGCCGTCGGTCCAATTGTCGGCCAGATACGCGACGAGACGGGGATTACGAACACTATCGCCGGGATGCTCACGACTCTTCCCCTGCTCGCCTTTGCCTTGCTTTCGCCGGTTGCGCCCAAAATCTCGAGGCGATATGGTGTGGAAAAAACCCTTTTTTTCAGTACCTTCCTGTTGTTCGTCGGCGTATTGATTCGGGCTTTTCACTCCGTCTGGACATTGTTCATCGGTACCGCGTTGCTCGGCTTTGCCATTGCTCTGGGCAATGTGTTGATCCCCAGCCTGATCAAGCGTGATTTTCCTCAGCGGGTAGGGGTGATGACAGGCATGTACTCCATGTCGATGAATCTCTGGGCAGCGATCGCCTCTGGCGTCAGTATTCCTATCTCGCAAAGCACTCCGCTCGGTTGGAGGGGCTCGCTGATGTGCTGGGCTGCCTTGGCCCTGCTCGCCTTGATCATCTGGTTTCCGCAACTGAAAAACAAGCAGCACGGCACGACTGCTGCCAATGCGGGGGCAAAAGGGATAAAGAGCGGTTATTTGTGGAAATCGCCTTTAGCCTGGAAAGTGACCATGTTTATGGGGCTGCAGTCCCTTGTCTTTTACGTGGGAATTGCCTGGGTTCCGCAAATCCTGCAGAGTACCGTAAGCGCGTCTGCATCGGGGTGGCTGCTCTTTTTGATGCAAATCTTCAGCGTTCCTGCGAGTTTTCTGGCACCAGTCCTGGCCGGCCGATCCAGCGATCAGCGGGGACTTGTGATTGCGACCTGCGGACTGCTGTTCCTGGGCTATGCGGGCCTCCTGACAGGATCAAGTCTGCTTTTGCCTCTATGCATGATTTTCATCGGTATTGCCGTGGGCAGTGCGTTTTCACTCGCCGTCATGTTCTTTGCGCTTCGAACCCGCAGCATGAATGACGCTGCTGAATTGTCCGGGATGTCGCAATCCATCGGATATTTACTGGCAGCTTTCGGGCCGACCCTGTTCGGTTTTATGTACGATCTGACGCAAGGCTGGACGATTCCCATCCTGATGGTCCTGGTTGTCTCTCTCTGCCTGCTGTTTGTGGGACTGCAAACAGGGAGAAACGTACAGATATCGCCAGCTGATGAAAAAGCAGCCTGA
- a CDS encoding DUF4198 domain-containing protein has product MKKGLTLIPALALACLLAVPASAHDGWSQTNMPIISSGEVSYVELLLGNHSNNHASYRIDGTWSKDTTKVYVTQPSGSKADISATLFYTGEEKDVTDPGKNNYYVASFSSSAPGAYIISVEGDSIFKNGDVASRTLRSAKSFVAISDIPTMQRVKDLQGFSQPVSADRAELVPLFNPAAVTPDQEVKVQLLLKGKPLKDTEISVIRRSNSDAANYKTDANGVITFTTGAADYYLLRAKPATDEKLAGEYDATNYEATMTFTVQNGKAAIPAAVSSQAQPLVYLNGKLTEVAGLQVKDGKTTVPAAFVKSALNPAYQGTGQVDLTQAAKEAGASLEVLAPIGAMPEAFVITKK; this is encoded by the coding sequence ATGAAAAAAGGCCTGACACTGATTCCTGCACTTGCTCTGGCCTGCCTGTTGGCAGTACCTGCATCGGCCCATGACGGCTGGTCGCAAACCAATATGCCGATTATCTCATCCGGAGAGGTATCTTACGTAGAACTTCTGCTCGGAAACCACTCCAATAACCATGCGAGCTACCGTATCGACGGGACATGGAGCAAGGATACAACCAAAGTATACGTTACCCAGCCGAGCGGAAGCAAAGCAGATATTTCTGCGACCCTGTTTTACACCGGAGAAGAAAAAGACGTAACCGACCCTGGGAAAAATAACTATTATGTCGCTTCCTTCTCTTCCTCAGCTCCAGGCGCCTATATTATTTCGGTCGAAGGGGACAGCATCTTCAAAAACGGAGATGTCGCCAGCCGTACGTTGCGCAGCGCCAAATCCTTCGTGGCCATCAGTGACATCCCGACGATGCAGCGTGTAAAAGATCTGCAGGGCTTTTCCCAGCCGGTCAGTGCAGATCGGGCGGAGTTGGTTCCACTGTTCAACCCTGCTGCTGTGACTCCTGACCAGGAAGTAAAGGTTCAGCTGCTGCTGAAAGGCAAACCGTTGAAGGATACGGAGATTAGCGTAATTCGCCGCAGCAACAGCGATGCGGCCAACTACAAGACGGATGCCAATGGCGTGATCACGTTCACCACAGGAGCGGCAGACTACTACCTTCTTCGCGCGAAGCCAGCTACGGATGAAAAGCTGGCAGGAGAATACGATGCGACCAACTACGAAGCGACCATGACATTTACGGTGCAAAACGGCAAGGCGGCCATTCCTGCTGCAGTTTCCAGCCAAGCCCAGCCGCTTGTCTACCTCAACGGAAAGCTGACTGAAGTGGCAGGATTGCAGGTAAAAGACGGGAAAACAACCGTGCCCGCTGCATTTGTGAAATCTGCCCTGAATCCGGCGTATCAAGGAACCGGTCAAGTCGATTTGACACAGGCGGCCAAAGAAGCGGGAGCATCACTTGAAGTTCTGGCACCAATCGGGGCCATGCCGGAAGCGTTTGTCATCACGAAAAAATAA
- a CDS encoding FixH family protein, translating to MKRYMLTVLGSLALLLGAGCSQQQAALSSGAPIEVALTIEPQEVLVNEAATFSIKVTQDGAAVDDAKETDFEIWKEGQEQHEKISAAHQSDGVYTAQKSFAEPGTYNVMYHVTARDFHNMQKHTFTVKAAGEQADGAHEENHSHEHATQPDGQSTAHGDGSTHEGGEHEHGQGVEMHFQPADSIQPNQATTLTVHLLQENQALTEATVRFEIWREGEEKHAFIDTAEAKPGEYTSTNATFPAAGSYSVKVHVEKGEIHDHNVFTVDVK from the coding sequence GTGAAAAGATATATGTTGACAGTATTGGGTTCCTTGGCCCTGCTCCTCGGCGCTGGCTGCAGCCAACAGCAGGCAGCTCTTTCTTCCGGGGCCCCGATTGAAGTGGCCTTGACGATTGAGCCGCAGGAGGTTCTGGTCAATGAGGCGGCCACTTTCTCCATCAAAGTTACACAGGACGGTGCGGCTGTGGACGACGCCAAGGAAACCGATTTTGAAATCTGGAAAGAGGGTCAGGAGCAGCACGAGAAGATTTCGGCCGCTCATCAGAGTGACGGTGTTTACACGGCGCAAAAATCGTTTGCTGAACCGGGTACGTACAACGTGATGTACCATGTCACCGCACGCGATTTTCACAATATGCAGAAGCACACCTTTACCGTGAAGGCTGCCGGCGAACAAGCGGACGGCGCTCACGAAGAGAATCATTCACATGAGCATGCTACTCAGCCGGATGGCCAAAGCACGGCCCATGGGGACGGCAGCACGCATGAAGGCGGCGAGCACGAGCACGGACAGGGTGTTGAAATGCATTTCCAGCCGGCTGATTCCATTCAGCCAAACCAGGCTACTACCTTGACCGTCCATCTGCTTCAAGAAAACCAAGCGCTGACGGAAGCTACTGTCCGATTCGAAATCTGGCGCGAGGGTGAAGAAAAGCATGCCTTTATCGACACAGCCGAAGCAAAGCCAGGCGAATACACGTCCACAAACGCTACCTTCCCCGCCGCTGGCTCGTATTCCGTCAAGGTTCACGTAGAAAAAGGTGAAATCCACGACCACAATGTGTTCACCGTAGATGTGAAATAG